Proteins encoded by one window of Halobacteriovorax sp. GB3:
- a CDS encoding trypsin-like serine peptidase, which translates to MFLLCVISTPALAREQRKTVIYGSDTRVEALESHDPMLVDYSFSVAGLVREYDLFPAQGKGSFELEEDLKEEVEKLRGKVDRETYNFLLSLLESEENEEQKKEDEEQILALSRLKSIKKLKGRSKNLLRYFLYRLTRGDYNGDVFKFDDNQSVTSVFNACPNERFAEQTVLPQCTGFLVKDDVLLTAGHCLKTVDDCRNSLWVFEYYKGANAIPARNVFKCKEILAHKESLKKIFTSKLTLSVRDYTLVRLDRKAKGRKPLKIRTKGRGPLKGEKLAVIGHPLGLPMKIATGEVTSSFHWSYFKTNLDTFFGNSGSPVINLKTGEVEGLLFDGENDYIEDKSDDISCRKTNVLSRSKGDEKVLRISKVPTLK; encoded by the coding sequence ATGTTTCTTTTGTGCGTGATTTCGACACCTGCACTCGCTCGTGAGCAGAGGAAAACAGTTATTTATGGCTCTGACACTCGTGTCGAGGCCCTTGAGTCTCATGATCCTATGCTTGTTGATTATAGTTTCTCTGTCGCTGGCCTTGTGCGCGAATATGATCTTTTTCCAGCTCAGGGAAAGGGAAGTTTTGAACTAGAAGAAGACTTGAAAGAAGAGGTTGAAAAGCTTCGCGGAAAAGTCGATCGTGAGACTTATAACTTTCTTCTATCACTTTTAGAAAGTGAAGAAAATGAAGAGCAAAAGAAAGAGGACGAAGAGCAGATCCTTGCTCTTTCAAGACTAAAATCAATTAAAAAGCTTAAAGGGCGTTCTAAAAATTTATTACGTTATTTTCTCTATCGTTTGACTCGTGGAGATTACAATGGTGATGTTTTTAAATTCGATGATAACCAATCTGTAACGAGTGTCTTTAATGCGTGCCCAAATGAAAGGTTTGCCGAGCAAACGGTCTTACCTCAGTGTACGGGATTCCTTGTAAAAGATGATGTTCTTTTAACGGCCGGTCACTGCCTTAAAACGGTAGATGATTGTAGAAACTCTCTGTGGGTATTTGAATACTATAAAGGCGCTAATGCAATCCCTGCTAGAAACGTCTTTAAATGCAAAGAAATCCTTGCTCATAAAGAATCGTTGAAAAAAATCTTCACAAGCAAGTTAACTCTCTCTGTTCGTGATTACACATTGGTTCGTCTCGATCGAAAGGCCAAAGGAAGAAAGCCCTTGAAGATTAGAACTAAGGGAAGAGGCCCTTTAAAAGGTGAGAAGCTCGCCGTTATTGGACATCCTCTTGGGCTTCCTATGAAGATTGCCACAGGTGAAGTGACGAGTTCATTTCACTGGTCATATTTTAAAACGAATTTAGACACTTTCTTTGGAAACTCAGGTTCTCCCGTTATTAATTTGAAAACCGGTGAAGTTGAAGGCCTTCTCTTTGATGGAGAAAATGATTACATAGAAGATAAGAGTGACGATATTTCTTGCCGTAAAACAAATGTTCTTTCCCGTTCTAAGGGAGATGAAAAGGTTTTAAGGATTTCGAAGGTCCCA